The following coding sequences are from one Streptomyces sp. NBC_00536 window:
- a CDS encoding helix-turn-helix transcriptional regulator, with amino-acid sequence MRSRTRYIIGRDSQLLEIKQALTEARDGRGGVVFLVGEAGIGKSRLAAEAVGMAFTAGMRALRGRSSTTGPTVPFRPLTEALMALFRGGPPGGPSLDDLPLGPYRPALGRIIPDWSSDAQDNSSMVILGEAVLRLLIATGREHGQLLLLEDLHDADPETLAVVEYLVDNLEYTNVVLLATIRTESCDALDMAESARRRGVGTVLQLAPLTRPEVRSVIAAQLDTEPELVPEAALERLWDDSAGSPFLVEELLQGMIGSGALVRAEDGWRVVGDLRSDVSTALARGILRRVDRLAPQGLTLLSAAAVIGRRFPLTVLQRMTGIDDRSLLSHLHAGVAAQLVVHDEPAPDWYAFRHSLTAEALLTQLTPTNRAQMSGLAADAVQALYPELEGEWCPLVAELRSHAGDEGEAGRLFTVAGVRALSAGAIGSAVTLLGRAERLLAASGDAAGRTAALEALLPALAEAGDFAQAFGFAENLHTLGGSGLSAERLAALHTRLAKVAHTAGRWEDGNRQIAQARALLGAHPDERSTASIDVTAAYLALDTPGPDRTQLAEKLAYSALQAAERHGLPTVVCQAWELLATLARERDFDEATALLESALHTAEQHQLPLQRMYALTRIGGNNWLTEGNTVPLLAARGEAQRLGSATIVYTIDGIMILDAVLRAEFTAAAGAAEECLAVVQRLRLAPATRYVLMARATLAAHQGERAEMERALTAFAEWDGSGSQEEPLTRGLARAFCALLEEDRPAAVSELHTVADLESTNPSTYYLSGRYGIGLLLDVLSGAAGRGPYEEIAATAPGRMRWNRQFVHFAGAVLLGREGRPDLAAAAVNEALRTAEPYATALHLGLRLIAEAAHADGWGEPVAWLRRAELHFHQHSVAPVANACRAALRRMGAPVAQRRTGSGNIPDVLRTQGVTVREYEVFRLLAERLGNKDIADRLYISPRTVEKHIASLGTKTGRTNRSALCELSASLRAQAV; translated from the coding sequence ATGCGTTCCCGTACGCGGTACATCATCGGTCGTGACTCTCAACTCTTAGAGATCAAGCAGGCATTGACCGAGGCGAGGGACGGACGCGGCGGGGTCGTCTTCCTGGTCGGCGAGGCGGGGATCGGCAAGTCCCGGCTCGCCGCCGAGGCCGTGGGAATGGCCTTCACCGCCGGTATGCGGGCACTGCGGGGCCGGAGCAGCACCACCGGCCCCACAGTGCCTTTCCGGCCATTGACCGAGGCCCTGATGGCGCTGTTCCGCGGCGGTCCGCCGGGCGGCCCGTCCCTGGACGACCTGCCGCTCGGTCCCTACCGGCCCGCGCTGGGCCGGATCATCCCGGACTGGAGCAGCGACGCCCAGGACAACAGCTCGATGGTGATCCTCGGCGAGGCCGTGCTGCGGCTGCTGATCGCCACCGGCCGGGAACACGGCCAGCTCCTGCTGCTGGAGGACCTGCACGACGCGGATCCCGAGACCCTCGCGGTCGTCGAGTACCTCGTGGACAACCTCGAATACACCAATGTGGTCCTGCTGGCCACGATCCGCACCGAATCCTGCGACGCCCTCGACATGGCCGAATCGGCCCGGCGCCGCGGCGTGGGGACCGTACTCCAACTGGCCCCGCTGACCCGGCCCGAGGTCCGCTCGGTGATCGCCGCGCAGCTGGACACCGAACCGGAACTGGTCCCGGAAGCGGCCCTCGAACGCCTCTGGGACGACAGTGCGGGCAGCCCCTTCCTCGTCGAGGAACTCCTCCAGGGCATGATCGGCAGCGGCGCGCTGGTCCGCGCCGAGGACGGCTGGCGGGTCGTCGGCGACCTGCGCAGCGACGTCTCCACCGCCCTCGCGCGCGGCATCCTGCGGCGCGTCGACCGGCTGGCCCCCCAAGGGCTGACCCTGCTGTCCGCGGCCGCCGTGATCGGCCGCCGCTTCCCGCTGACCGTGCTCCAGCGGATGACCGGCATCGACGACCGCAGCCTGCTCAGCCACCTGCACGCGGGGGTCGCGGCGCAGCTCGTCGTGCACGACGAACCCGCCCCCGACTGGTACGCGTTCCGCCATTCGCTCACCGCCGAAGCCCTGCTGACCCAGCTCACGCCCACCAACCGGGCGCAGATGTCGGGCCTGGCGGCCGACGCGGTCCAGGCGCTCTACCCCGAGCTGGAAGGCGAATGGTGCCCGCTGGTCGCGGAGTTGCGCTCCCACGCGGGTGACGAGGGCGAAGCCGGGCGGCTGTTCACCGTGGCGGGGGTACGGGCCCTGTCGGCCGGTGCCATCGGCTCGGCCGTCACCCTGCTGGGCCGGGCCGAACGGCTGCTGGCGGCCAGCGGGGACGCGGCGGGCCGCACCGCCGCCCTGGAGGCCCTGCTGCCCGCGCTCGCCGAAGCCGGCGACTTCGCGCAGGCCTTCGGCTTCGCCGAGAACCTGCACACCCTCGGCGGCAGCGGCCTGAGCGCCGAGCGCCTGGCCGCGCTGCACACCCGGCTCGCCAAGGTGGCCCACACCGCCGGGCGCTGGGAGGACGGCAACCGGCAGATAGCGCAGGCCAGAGCCCTCCTCGGGGCGCACCCCGACGAGCGCAGCACCGCCTCCATCGACGTCACCGCCGCCTACCTGGCCCTGGACACCCCCGGCCCCGACCGCACCCAACTCGCCGAGAAACTCGCCTACTCGGCGCTCCAGGCCGCCGAACGGCACGGTCTGCCCACCGTGGTCTGCCAGGCCTGGGAACTGCTCGCCACCCTGGCCCGCGAGCGGGACTTCGACGAGGCCACGGCCCTGCTGGAATCGGCCCTGCACACCGCCGAACAGCACCAGCTGCCGCTCCAGCGGATGTACGCCCTCACCCGCATCGGCGGCAACAACTGGCTGACCGAGGGCAACACGGTCCCCCTGCTCGCCGCCCGCGGCGAGGCCCAGCGGCTCGGCTCCGCCACCATCGTCTACACCATCGACGGCATCATGATCCTGGACGCGGTGCTGCGCGCCGAGTTCACCGCCGCCGCGGGGGCCGCCGAGGAATGCCTGGCCGTCGTCCAGCGGCTGCGCCTCGCCCCGGCCACCCGCTACGTGCTGATGGCCCGGGCGACCCTCGCGGCCCACCAGGGCGAGCGGGCCGAGATGGAACGGGCGCTCACCGCCTTCGCCGAATGGGACGGCAGCGGCTCCCAGGAAGAGCCGCTGACCCGGGGCCTGGCCCGCGCGTTCTGCGCGCTGCTGGAGGAGGACCGGCCCGCCGCGGTCAGCGAACTGCACACCGTGGCCGACCTGGAGAGCACCAACCCCAGCACCTACTACCTCAGCGGCCGCTACGGCATCGGGCTGCTCCTGGACGTGCTCTCCGGCGCGGCCGGCCGCGGCCCGTACGAGGAGATCGCCGCCACCGCCCCCGGCCGGATGCGCTGGAACCGGCAGTTCGTGCACTTCGCGGGCGCCGTCCTGCTCGGCCGGGAGGGAAGACCCGACCTGGCGGCCGCCGCCGTCAACGAGGCCCTGCGCACCGCGGAGCCGTATGCCACCGCCCTCCACCTGGGCCTGCGGCTGATCGCCGAGGCGGCCCACGCGGACGGCTGGGGCGAGCCGGTGGCCTGGCTGCGCCGGGCCGAACTCCACTTCCACCAGCACTCCGTGGCCCCCGTCGCCAACGCCTGCCGGGCCGCGCTGCGCCGCATGGGCGCCCCCGTGGCCCAGCGGCGCACCGGCTCGGGCAACATCCCGGACGTGCTGCGCACCCAGGGGGTCACCGTCCGCGAGTACGAGGTGTTCCGGCTGCTCGCGGAGCGGCTGGGGAACAAGGACATCGCCGACCGCCTCTACATCTCGCCCCGCACCGTGGAGAAGCACATCGCCAGCCTCGGCACCAAGACGGGCCGCACCAACCGGTCGGCCCTGTGCGAACTCTCCGCGTCGTTGCGGGCCCAGGCGGTCTGA
- a CDS encoding type 2 lanthipeptide synthetase LanM family protein — protein sequence MTDTATAAGTEVGGLTHSWWAQALNLRERLAAPGAPAPARTAAPHARPASWALGDPEAFAARLASLGATEETGYALAAERSWRLAARAEKPEWASYIERIVAAAPVGGTGERTATAGTADGTGEEARGAAVFLPALRPLTAAAWAETAARIELPENERDAVRTAFESWLGDRLVRQSARTLVRELHAARTAGQLAGETSRDRFADFLARLGTREGLAALFTGYPVLARMLAQSCAHAADATAELVHRYTADRAAIVRNLLGGTDPGPLVRIDLGRGDVHQGNRAVALLRFADGATVVHKPRPLDQHALLDQAVAWTNGKVPGLGLRTPRSVRRPGYGWLEFIEHGWCASPTELDRFYRRQGALLALLYAVDGVDMHYENVIACRDQPVLVDAETLLHSGLPAAVTCGSDPAATALSASVYRTCLLPSLLIGEHGAMDISALGGGDGGAYPSDGMSWEAAGTDEMRVLRGRVETPAGQNRPAPRDPAAGHGDHRAALLEGFRAGYDAIAGHRHELLGEDGLLARWATSAGRLIARATRLYTTLLEESTHPGVLRDALTRDALFAVLWAESENDPARRRLIEDETADLWAGDVPIFYHHPAHTSVRTSRGTHIEGVLPAPSLRAALDKIAAMGEVDRHDQEWIISATLAVTGANLTGGGPRSALAGHLAPAVVPEPSRLLTAACGIADEIAARAVHGDGRVNWLGLEQVAGAHWAVLPMGGGLAQGYCGVALFLAQLGALTGAGRYTALARQAAAPLPRLLATLAASPALSAAVGPGALHGLSGIVYTVARLAALLGDGAGDAAGAGADDGASAGGDPLRACLPDALTALALAVEADPDGPADLADGLAGALAATVAVHRLTGMPGAAVLAGAFADRLLARAEPRLARPAGHVPAAPGFAQGDAGIGWALLRYAAAETERGPAAGAAERAEVCARTGSALLRPALDVALSHPADLGWHSGLAGTALAAADAFARAGQPVPEAELTWCAALLSDPAEAGESTESAEFGDLSLGHGTLGSLELLSVLAGQGHRRAATALTHRAGQILGRLECHGHRCGTPDHVPSPGLLTGLSGIGYALLRLGFPEAVPSVLLLD from the coding sequence GTGACTGACACCGCCACCGCCGCAGGAACCGAGGTCGGCGGCCTGACCCACTCCTGGTGGGCGCAGGCCCTGAACCTGCGGGAGCGGCTCGCCGCACCGGGTGCCCCCGCACCCGCGCGGACCGCCGCCCCCCACGCCCGGCCCGCCTCCTGGGCCCTGGGGGACCCCGAGGCCTTCGCGGCCCGGCTGGCGAGCCTGGGGGCCACCGAGGAGACCGGGTACGCCCTCGCGGCGGAGCGGTCCTGGCGGCTGGCCGCCCGCGCCGAGAAGCCGGAGTGGGCGTCGTACATCGAGCGGATCGTGGCGGCGGCGCCCGTCGGGGGGACCGGAGAGCGGACCGCGACGGCCGGGACGGCGGACGGGACCGGCGAAGAAGCGCGGGGCGCCGCGGTGTTCCTGCCCGCGCTGCGCCCGCTGACCGCGGCGGCCTGGGCGGAGACGGCCGCGCGGATCGAGCTGCCCGAGAACGAACGGGACGCGGTCCGCACCGCGTTCGAGAGCTGGCTGGGCGACCGGCTGGTCCGGCAGTCCGCCCGCACCCTGGTCAGGGAACTGCACGCGGCCCGCACCGCCGGGCAGCTGGCCGGGGAGACCTCACGGGACCGGTTCGCCGACTTCCTGGCCCGGCTCGGCACCCGCGAAGGCCTGGCCGCGCTGTTCACCGGCTACCCGGTGCTGGCCCGGATGCTGGCCCAGTCCTGCGCCCACGCCGCCGACGCGACCGCCGAACTGGTCCACCGCTACACCGCCGACCGCGCCGCGATCGTACGGAACCTGCTCGGCGGCACCGACCCGGGCCCGCTGGTCCGGATCGACCTCGGCCGCGGCGACGTCCACCAGGGCAACCGCGCCGTCGCCCTGCTGCGCTTCGCCGACGGCGCCACCGTCGTGCACAAGCCCCGCCCGCTCGACCAGCACGCCCTCCTCGACCAGGCCGTCGCCTGGACCAACGGCAAGGTGCCCGGCCTCGGACTGCGGACCCCCCGCTCGGTGCGCCGCCCCGGATACGGCTGGCTGGAGTTCATCGAGCACGGCTGGTGCGCCTCGCCCACCGAACTGGACCGCTTCTACCGCCGCCAGGGCGCGCTGCTCGCCCTGCTGTACGCGGTGGACGGCGTGGACATGCACTACGAGAACGTCATCGCCTGCCGGGACCAGCCGGTCCTGGTGGACGCCGAGACCCTGCTCCACTCCGGCCTGCCCGCCGCGGTGACCTGCGGATCCGACCCCGCGGCGACCGCCCTGTCCGCCTCCGTTTATCGCACCTGCCTGCTGCCGAGCCTGCTCATCGGCGAACACGGCGCCATGGACATCTCCGCGCTCGGCGGCGGGGACGGCGGCGCCTACCCGAGCGACGGGATGAGCTGGGAAGCCGCCGGAACCGACGAGATGCGCGTGCTGCGGGGCCGGGTCGAGACCCCGGCCGGGCAGAACCGGCCCGCGCCCCGGGACCCGGCCGCCGGCCACGGCGACCACCGGGCCGCGCTGCTCGAAGGCTTCCGCGCGGGCTACGACGCCATCGCCGGGCACCGCCACGAACTCCTCGGCGAGGACGGGCTGCTGGCCCGGTGGGCCACCAGCGCGGGCCGGCTCATCGCCCGCGCCACCCGGCTCTACACCACCCTGCTGGAGGAGTCCACGCACCCCGGCGTGCTGCGCGACGCGCTGACCCGGGACGCGCTGTTCGCCGTGCTGTGGGCCGAATCCGAGAACGACCCGGCCCGCCGGCGGCTGATCGAGGACGAGACCGCCGACCTGTGGGCCGGAGACGTGCCGATCTTCTACCACCACCCCGCGCACACCTCGGTGCGCACCTCGCGGGGCACGCACATCGAGGGGGTGCTGCCCGCGCCCAGCCTGCGGGCCGCCCTCGACAAGATCGCCGCGATGGGCGAGGTGGACCGGCACGACCAGGAGTGGATCATCTCCGCGACGCTGGCGGTGACCGGCGCCAACCTCACCGGCGGCGGCCCCCGTTCGGCGCTCGCCGGGCACCTCGCCCCCGCCGTCGTCCCCGAGCCGTCCCGGCTGCTCACCGCCGCCTGCGGGATCGCCGACGAGATCGCGGCCCGCGCGGTGCACGGCGACGGCCGGGTCAACTGGCTCGGCCTGGAACAGGTCGCCGGTGCGCACTGGGCGGTCCTGCCGATGGGCGGCGGCCTGGCCCAGGGCTACTGCGGAGTCGCCCTCTTCCTGGCCCAGCTCGGCGCCCTGACCGGCGCCGGACGCTACACCGCGCTGGCCCGGCAGGCCGCGGCCCCGCTGCCGCGGCTGCTGGCCACCCTCGCCGCCAGCCCCGCGCTGAGCGCCGCCGTGGGACCGGGCGCCCTGCACGGACTCAGCGGCATCGTCTACACGGTGGCCCGGCTGGCCGCCCTGCTGGGCGACGGTGCGGGCGACGCGGCGGGCGCCGGGGCCGACGACGGTGCGAGCGCCGGGGGCGACCCCCTCCGCGCCTGCCTGCCCGACGCGCTCACCGCCCTCGCCCTCGCCGTCGAAGCCGACCCCGACGGCCCGGCCGATCTGGCCGACGGGCTCGCCGGAGCGCTGGCCGCCACCGTCGCCGTGCACCGCCTCACCGGGATGCCCGGCGCCGCCGTCCTCGCCGGAGCCTTCGCCGACCGGCTGCTCGCCCGTGCCGAGCCGCGCCTCGCCCGGCCCGCCGGTCACGTCCCCGCGGCCCCCGGCTTCGCCCAGGGCGACGCGGGCATCGGCTGGGCCCTGCTGCGCTACGCCGCCGCCGAGACCGAGCGGGGCCCGGCGGCCGGGGCGGCGGAGCGGGCCGAGGTGTGCGCCCGTACCGGCTCCGCCCTGCTGCGCCCCGCGCTGGACGTCGCGCTGAGCCACCCCGCCGACCTCGGCTGGCACTCCGGTCTGGCGGGCACCGCGCTCGCCGCCGCCGACGCCTTCGCCCGGGCCGGGCAGCCCGTGCCGGAGGCCGAACTGACCTGGTGCGCGGCCCTGCTGAGCGATCCCGCCGAGGCGGGGGAGTCCACCGAGTCCGCCGAGTTCGGCGATCTCAGCCTGGGCCACGGCACCCTCGGCTCACTGGAGCTGCTCAGCGTCCTCGCCGGGCAGGGCCACCGCCGGGCCGCCACCGCCCTCACCCACCGCGCCGGTCAGATCCTCGGCCGCCTCGAATGCCACGGCCACCGCTGCGGCACCCCCGACCACGTTCCCTCACCCGGACTCCTCACCGGTCTCTCCGGCATCGGGTACGCCCTGCTCAGGCTGGGCTTCCCGGAGGCGGTCCCGTCCGTGTTACTCCTCGACTGA
- a CDS encoding helix-turn-helix transcriptional regulator, whose product MGEPVPVNVVALDPVLEAGTKSALLACPEVSLTAPGGDPRVVVMTVDRVGRTELDVLRSIRETPSRPDVVLVAGELEPADALHAIAAGARGLLRRREADPVRLARAVRAASRGDCTLPPDLLDLLLEHSGARGAAADGVAGPWDAAGLSDRERSVLRMVADGHETSEIARRLCYSPRTVTTVVHDITQRFRLRNRAHAVAYALRAGML is encoded by the coding sequence GTGGGAGAACCCGTCCCTGTCAACGTCGTCGCACTCGATCCGGTGCTCGAAGCCGGTACCAAGAGCGCCCTGCTCGCCTGTCCGGAGGTGTCCCTGACCGCTCCGGGCGGCGACCCCCGCGTCGTCGTCATGACCGTGGACCGGGTCGGCCGTACGGAACTCGACGTACTGCGCTCGATCCGGGAGACCCCGTCCCGGCCGGACGTGGTGCTGGTGGCGGGCGAGCTGGAGCCCGCCGACGCCCTGCACGCGATCGCCGCCGGAGCCCGGGGGCTGCTGCGCCGCCGCGAGGCGGACCCCGTCCGCCTGGCCCGGGCCGTACGGGCCGCCTCCCGCGGTGACTGCACGCTGCCGCCGGACCTGCTGGACCTGCTGCTGGAACACTCCGGCGCCCGGGGGGCGGCGGCCGACGGGGTGGCCGGTCCCTGGGACGCGGCCGGGCTCAGCGACCGGGAGCGCTCCGTGCTGCGGATGGTCGCGGACGGGCACGAGACCAGCGAGATCGCGAGACGGCTGTGCTATTCGCCGCGGACGGTGACCACCGTCGTGCACGACATCACCCAGCGGTTCCGGCTGCGCAACCGCGCCCACGCGGTGGCCTACGCGCTGCGGGCGGGCATGCTGTGA
- a CDS encoding helix-turn-helix transcriptional regulator, protein MSPVAALTRTPAREPALEAGRLSRMLAQVATGLAPAPEPAPDTVEMPYPDLVRLLGGHPSLPPARPVLPAHAPHLTARQTSVLALMAEGHGNAVIARTLSCSEHTVKNVIYELMSRLHARNRSHAVACAVQYSLI, encoded by the coding sequence GTGAGCCCCGTCGCCGCACTGACGCGCACCCCGGCCCGCGAGCCCGCCCTGGAGGCGGGCCGGCTGAGCCGGATGCTGGCCCAGGTCGCCACCGGCCTGGCCCCTGCCCCCGAACCGGCCCCGGACACGGTCGAGATGCCCTATCCGGACCTGGTCCGACTGCTCGGCGGCCACCCCTCGCTGCCGCCGGCCCGGCCCGTACTCCCCGCGCACGCCCCGCATTTGACGGCCCGCCAGACCTCGGTGCTGGCCCTGATGGCGGAGGGTCACGGCAACGCGGTGATCGCCCGCACCCTGTCCTGCTCGGAGCACACCGTCAAGAACGTCATCTACGAGCTGATGTCCCGCCTGCACGCCCGCAACCGCTCGCACGCGGTGGCCTGCGCGGTGCAGTACAGCCTCATCTGA
- a CDS encoding GlsB/YeaQ/YmgE family stress response membrane protein — translation MGFVSWIILGLLAGGIAKVLLPGRDPGGLIGTTLIGVAGAFIGGWLSAKFLDRPVQNNFFDLATWGAAIAGSLVLLIAYRILFGNSRDARR, via the coding sequence ATGGGGTTCGTCAGCTGGATCATTCTGGGGCTGCTGGCCGGAGGCATCGCCAAGGTCCTGCTGCCCGGGCGCGACCCGGGCGGTCTGATCGGGACCACCCTGATCGGCGTCGCCGGCGCCTTCATAGGCGGCTGGCTGTCGGCCAAGTTCCTCGACCGGCCGGTCCAGAACAATTTCTTCGACCTGGCCACCTGGGGCGCCGCGATCGCGGGCTCGCTGGTCCTGCTCATCGCCTACCGCATCCTCTTCGGCAACTCGCGCGATGCACGCAGGTAA
- a CDS encoding ATP-grasp domain-containing protein — MTLPDPSGSALITHVLVGYSPVMLGKLDVLLPENSVLVVEEPSVIAARGIDGLAGTHRCVGALLGAPSQDEEHPHRIVAAVPRPPGVRAVVPVVEYGVVGAAALAEAWGLPGAGPKAARVLRDKARLRAAVDGTDLDQPAWQLARSPEDVNAFRARYGGACVLKPAGRQASLGVRLLGPDDDTAAAWAHTTTADEPSLRAGYRDAARYLVEQRLYGPEVSVEAVVHEGIVGFTNITAKMVQDSRHPVETGHTVPAALPAAQADALRGAVAVLVSATGFRSGVLHSEWILDGGRPHLVECAARLPGGGITALIDLAYGMDILSALLGVLDGSAPTPQRPPVLGAAVRFLIAPVGPVGAVEGVEAARRAFGVEEVHVAVAPGDVVPAVTSSWERAGYVIASGTDAAAAARNAERAAALVSVRTAPRGGGAR; from the coding sequence ATGACACTGCCCGATCCGTCCGGCTCCGCCCTCATCACCCACGTGCTGGTGGGGTACAGCCCGGTGATGCTCGGCAAGCTGGACGTCCTGCTCCCCGAGAACTCCGTCCTGGTTGTCGAGGAGCCCTCCGTGATCGCCGCGCGCGGCATCGACGGACTGGCCGGGACACACCGCTGTGTGGGGGCGCTGCTCGGCGCCCCCAGCCAGGACGAGGAGCATCCGCACCGGATCGTCGCGGCCGTCCCGCGGCCCCCGGGAGTGCGCGCGGTCGTCCCGGTCGTGGAGTACGGCGTGGTGGGCGCGGCGGCGCTCGCCGAGGCCTGGGGGCTGCCCGGCGCGGGCCCCAAGGCCGCGCGCGTGCTGCGGGACAAGGCCCGGCTGCGGGCCGCGGTGGACGGTACGGACCTGGACCAGCCCGCCTGGCAGCTGGCCCGGAGCCCCGAGGACGTGAACGCCTTCCGCGCCCGGTACGGCGGGGCGTGCGTGCTCAAACCCGCGGGCCGCCAGGCCAGTCTCGGCGTGCGCCTGCTGGGACCGGACGACGACACCGCGGCGGCCTGGGCCCACACCACCACCGCCGACGAGCCCTCGCTGCGCGCCGGATACCGGGACGCCGCCCGCTACCTGGTGGAACAGCGCCTGTACGGGCCGGAGGTGAGCGTCGAGGCGGTGGTCCACGAGGGCATCGTCGGCTTCACCAACATCACCGCCAAGATGGTCCAGGACTCCCGCCACCCCGTGGAGACCGGGCACACCGTGCCCGCCGCGCTGCCCGCGGCGCAGGCCGACGCGCTGCGCGGAGCGGTCGCGGTCCTGGTGTCGGCCACGGGCTTCCGCTCGGGCGTGCTGCACTCGGAGTGGATCCTCGACGGCGGCCGCCCGCACCTGGTGGAGTGCGCGGCCCGGCTGCCCGGCGGCGGGATCACCGCGCTCATCGACCTCGCCTACGGGATGGACATCCTGTCCGCGCTGCTCGGCGTACTGGACGGCAGCGCGCCGACCCCGCAGCGCCCGCCCGTGCTGGGCGCGGCCGTACGGTTCCTGATCGCGCCCGTCGGCCCGGTCGGGGCGGTGGAGGGCGTGGAGGCCGCCCGGCGCGCCTTCGGGGTGGAGGAGGTGCACGTCGCGGTGGCGCCCGGTGACGTGGTCCCGGCCGTCACCAGCTCGTGGGAGCGGGCGGGTTACGTCATCGCGAGCGGTACGGACGCGGCGGCCGCGGCCCGCAACGCCGAGCGGGCCGCGGCACTGGTCTCGGTGCGCACCGCGCCGCGGGGCGGCGGTGCGCGATGA
- a CDS encoding MFS transporter: protein MRRISLSDYVPATAAGRTFALTSLINAIGTGLFLAGSTVFFIRSVGLSPTQIGAGLAVSGFVGFLATVPIGALSDRIGARRTLIALQVWRALWFVALAYVHGFAGFLVVSSCLAAAEGATQPMTQAVASDTTEESDRTRTMAIVRTVRNIGFSVGALLAAPLLAADSMWAYRGIVLGNAAAFLASAVMLGRLRLVRSSAAQRKVGPLTAIRGFRDWRYLGLAGLGGVLNLHTTLLSVGLPLWAMTATGVPAGFVPVLILVNTALSITLQVPVSRGAERPGGAARALRLSGFALAACCAALAAAHGLSPLLAGALLLLGCVALTFGEMWQAVGGWDLSYAFAPEDRRGIYLSVFSLGNSGQRIVGPALVTGVVIATGAAGWAALGVVFCLASVLVPPVTRALERRQEERQQEERKQAEVRISRATSEGAVA, encoded by the coding sequence ATGAGGCGGATCTCGCTCTCGGACTACGTGCCCGCCACGGCGGCCGGGCGGACCTTCGCCCTGACCTCGCTGATCAACGCGATCGGCACCGGCCTGTTCCTCGCCGGTTCCACGGTCTTCTTCATCCGCTCGGTCGGCCTGTCCCCCACCCAGATCGGCGCCGGACTGGCCGTCTCCGGGTTCGTGGGCTTCCTGGCCACCGTCCCGATCGGGGCGCTGAGCGACCGGATCGGGGCCCGGCGCACGCTGATCGCGCTCCAGGTGTGGCGGGCCCTGTGGTTCGTGGCACTGGCGTACGTGCACGGCTTCGCCGGGTTCCTGGTGGTGTCCTCCTGCCTCGCCGCGGCGGAGGGGGCGACCCAGCCGATGACGCAGGCGGTGGCCTCCGACACCACCGAGGAGTCCGACCGTACGCGGACGATGGCGATCGTCCGCACCGTGCGCAACATCGGCTTCTCGGTCGGCGCGCTGCTGGCGGCGCCGTTGCTCGCGGCCGACAGCATGTGGGCGTACCGGGGCATCGTGCTCGGCAACGCGGCGGCGTTCCTCGCCTCGGCGGTCATGCTGGGCCGGCTGCGGCTGGTGCGCTCCAGCGCGGCGCAGCGCAAGGTGGGGCCGCTGACGGCGATCCGGGGCTTCCGGGACTGGCGCTACCTGGGCCTGGCCGGGCTGGGCGGGGTGCTCAACCTGCACACGACGCTGCTGTCGGTGGGGCTCCCGCTGTGGGCGATGACGGCGACCGGGGTGCCCGCCGGGTTCGTGCCGGTGCTGATCCTGGTGAACACGGCGCTGTCGATCACCCTCCAGGTGCCGGTGTCGCGCGGGGCGGAACGGCCCGGCGGGGCGGCCCGGGCGCTGCGGCTGAGCGGATTCGCGCTCGCCGCGTGCTGTGCGGCCCTGGCGGCCGCGCACGGACTGTCCCCGCTCCTGGCCGGGGCGCTGCTGCTGCTCGGCTGTGTGGCGCTGACCTTCGGCGAGATGTGGCAGGCGGTGGGCGGCTGGGACCTGAGCTACGCCTTCGCCCCGGAGGACCGCCGGGGGATCTACCTCTCCGTGTTCAGCCTCGGCAACTCGGGGCAGCGGATCGTGGGCCCGGCGCTGGTGACCGGGGTGGTGATCGCGACGGGAGCGGCCGGATGGGCCGCCCTGGGCGTGGTGTTCTGCCTGGCCTCGGTCCTCGTACCGCCGGTGACCCGGGCCCTGGAACGCCGGCAAGAGGAACGGCAGCAAGAGGAACGGAAGCAGGCCGAGGTCCGGATCTCCCGGGCAACGAGTGAAGGGGCAGTCGCGTGA